The window ATGTTGAGGGCAAAGGTCTCACCATTGAGTTCCCAGGGCATACGAACTGCCTGGCTCTTGATGGTGATGCCACGTTCACGTTCGATATCCATGCGGTCTAGATACTGTGCACGCATGGAACGGTCATCCACGATGCCGGTGATCTGAAGCATGCGGTCGGCAAGGGTCGACTTGCCGTGGTCAATGTGAGCGATGATGCAGAAGTTGCGAATCTTCGCTGGGTCTGTTGACGCAGGTTGCAGTGGTTTCGTAGCACGTGGAGACATAGAACCTCTAGTCTCCCACGAACTGCGACACAGTTTTAGCAACTGCCACACTTACTGGTAGTGTTGGTTCTTGGCTTACGTGTAGTCCCACCTACACGATTCGTCGCGAAGAGCCCTCTACCTCTGGTGCGACACAATCCAAACGTACAAACATCGAGTGAAAGACACGGTTAACGTGGCAAACATTAAGTCGCAGATCAAGCGAATTGGCACCAACGCAAAGGCAACTGAGCGCAACAAGGCTGTGAAGTCAGAGGTTAAGACCGCTGTCCGTGCAGCTCGCACCGCAGTTGCAACCGGAGACAAGGCAGCTGCTGAAGCAGCCCTGAAGACCGCAGGCAAGAAGCTTGACAAGGCAGTAAGCAAGGGTGTTCTTCACAAGAACAACGCCGCTAACCGCAAGTCAGCTATTGCTAAGAAGGTTGCTGCTCTCTAAGCACACTTTATGAATATGGCCTCCACGATTGTGGGGGCCATATTTGTTTAAGCGCTCCGGCTTAGCGTCTGCCATAACTGGCAACGACATTGACCATACGTTCCAAGGCATAAATGGGGTCCCGAGAAGCACCTTTAACGTTGGCATCTGTTTGAGCTATCACTTCAATGGCATTACCCAGGCCCGTTTCACTCCAGCCCGATAGATCTTTCCGGGCACGATCTATTTGCCAGGGAGCAGCGCCTAATGCTCCTGCAAGTTCACCAGAACCTCGACGTTCGCCATAGAGCTTGGCCATCAGTCTCAACTTGGAAGCAAAGGTGGCCACAATTGGCACGGGGTCTGCACCTGACTGTAAGGCGTGACGCAACGTAACTAAGGCGTCACCTAGGCGTCCTGCTACTGCAGAATCGACCACCTTGAACGCAGTAGCTTCGATACGACCACCGTAGTAATCCTCAACAGTCCTGTCGGAAATGTCGCCATCTGCATCAGCGATGAGTTGCTGACAAGCATTGGCGAGTTCTGAACCTGACCCAGAAAACGCTTGAACCAGTGAACGAAGTGCACTTGGTGCAATTTTGCGTCCGGCAATTCGGAATTCATTACCGGCAAAATCAAACTTGTCGTTATCGCTCTTGAGCTCTGCGCACACAATTTCGACAGCACCGCCCGTGCCTGCACGCAGGGTATCTAGCAGTTTCTTACCGCGCACTCCCCCACCGTGCCGCAACACAACGGTGGTGTCAGTGTCGGGAGACTCTGCATAATCCAGCATTTCTAGAAGAAATTCGTCATTACATTTTTCAACGTCACTGACTCGTATCAAACGAGGTTCGCCGAACAATGACGGACTGGCCAACGTCAATAATTCACCAGGAGCATAGCTGCTGGCATCCAAATCACTGACTTCTAAGGACGCATCTGCATCTCGAAGAATTTCACGGATTCGCTGTGTAGCTCGGTCAGCTAAAAATCCTTCTGCACCGCTGACAAGCACGATGGGAGCAGGTTTAGCGTTGTTCCATGAGAGTTGCTCAATCGCAATCTTTGCCTTACCTGCCATGGTTTTAGCCTAATGCTCAGTCCAGACACTCAACCCCGTCGAATTCTCACTAATCAGAATCAGTCCATCTTGATCCGTCCGAGGCGTGAGTGTTCCAAGCTGACTCAACATGTCGAGTGTTTCTCGCCGAGGATGACCATAATCGTTTTCCTGACCGACTGAGAAGATGCCTATCTGAGGTTGTATCTGTTCATACAAACTTGAGCTCTGATCTACTGAACCGTGGTGCGCAACTTTCACAACGTTAACTTGAGGCAGATGCACTGTGCTCATCATGGCCAACTGAGCTTCTTTGCCGAGATCACCCAGAAACAGTGCCTTAAACCGTGGGAAAGTTAACAACAGAGTTACCGATCCTGGGTTCCCCATATCCATGAGTGGGTGATGTTCATCTGGCCACAGAACTTGCCACTGCGCTTCACCCAATGCACCTGTAAGACCTTGCGTTCCTCTGTGCAGTGAAGCTCCCGAACGCGCTAGTTCAGTTAGCAGTCCTTGATCCTCCGCGTTTTCTGCTTTGCCTACAACTGCGACATCAACTTTCCCTAATACGGCTTCTAATCCACCCACATGATCTTTATCAAAATGGGTAAGAACCAACAGGTCGATATGAGTGATTCCGAGCTGTTCAAGGCAATGTCTGAGGGGCTCGGGGGTTCTACCAACATCAATAACCGCAATACGTTCCTCGCTTCTGAGGACTAATCCGTCACCTTGACCAACATCGCAAGCGGCAATGCTCCAATCGGGCGGAATACTTGCGGTGAAACGTAGCCCACTCATTACTGAAGTAATAGTCAAAGTGATAACGGTGACAACGACACTCACTGCCAGAGTGTTCCTCACTCGTTTATTCGAAGAGAGCAACATCAGCAAAATCACTACAGAAACAAATGCTGCAGTGATTGCCCCAACCGGACCAGAAATCCAAGGGAGTTGCGATTCGGGGAATCGGGAGAGAACTGTTGCGGTTTGACCGATCCATTCAGCGGGTAGCCACGATAACCACAGCAGTGGGAAAGCTACACCGGGTATCCACCACGTCAACAAACATCCTGCAAGGCCAATGACGGTGGCTATCGGTGCCGCTGGTGCAGCAATGACATTTGCCAGCACTCCATAGGTAGGAAGTTGTGGATTCAGCAAAATAATGAATGGCTGACACATCAATTGAGCCGAGAGTGGAATAGCTATCACGGTGGCAAGCCATAGCGGTAACCATCTATTCAAACTTGAAGCAAGTGGCCCTGAAAAGAGAAGCAATCCTGCGGTTGCCGAAACGGAAAGTATGAATCCGTAATCTATGGCCCACCAGGGATTCCACATCAGCATCAAGAGAGTCGCAAAAGCTAACAGTGGTATTCCAGAACCTGGTCTTCCGCTAAACAGTGCAATCATCACGACTACAGCCATCACCGCAGCGCGAAGAACGC of the Aurantimicrobium photophilum genome contains:
- the rpsT gene encoding 30S ribosomal protein S20, whose translation is MANIKSQIKRIGTNAKATERNKAVKSEVKTAVRAARTAVATGDKAAAEAALKTAGKKLDKAVSKGVLHKNNAANRKSAIAKKVAAL
- the holA gene encoding DNA polymerase III subunit delta, which translates into the protein MAGKAKIAIEQLSWNNAKPAPIVLVSGAEGFLADRATQRIREILRDADASLEVSDLDASSYAPGELLTLASPSLFGEPRLIRVSDVEKCNDEFLLEMLDYAESPDTDTTVVLRHGGGVRGKKLLDTLRAGTGGAVEIVCAELKSDNDKFDFAGNEFRIAGRKIAPSALRSLVQAFSGSGSELANACQQLIADADGDISDRTVEDYYGGRIEATAFKVVDSAVAGRLGDALVTLRHALQSGADPVPIVATFASKLRLMAKLYGERRGSGELAGALGAAPWQIDRARKDLSGWSETGLGNAIEVIAQTDANVKGASRDPIYALERMVNVVASYGRR
- a CDS encoding ComEC/Rec2 family competence protein; amino-acid sequence: MNKVRIEADLRLSIPVLVGWSGLVVVLNVDIPLFSPSTSHFGFVAVLALSGCFTLKRLPILGLTVLTSSAVLLSWLIQLPHHVDVLPWEKTPPIEIPWWLVWAEHLRNSFLDAASTLPSFGGQLIPGLAIGDTSRVSEHLSHSMKTVSLTHITAVSGANIAIVTASVMAIGALCGAGRRVRLVIAVCALVAFVILVTPQPSVLRAAVMAVVVMIALFSGRPGSGIPLLAFATLLMLMWNPWWAIDYGFILSVSATAGLLLFSGPLASSLNRWLPLWLATVIAIPLSAQLMCQPFIILLNPQLPTYGVLANVIAAPAAPIATVIGLAGCLLTWWIPGVAFPLLWLSWLPAEWIGQTATVLSRFPESQLPWISGPVGAITAAFVSVVILLMLLSSNKRVRNTLAVSVVVTVITLTITSVMSGLRFTASIPPDWSIAACDVGQGDGLVLRSEERIAVIDVGRTPEPLRHCLEQLGITHIDLLVLTHFDKDHVGGLEAVLGKVDVAVVGKAENAEDQGLLTELARSGASLHRGTQGLTGALGEAQWQVLWPDEHHPLMDMGNPGSVTLLLTFPRFKALFLGDLGKEAQLAMMSTVHLPQVNVVKVAHHGSVDQSSSLYEQIQPQIGIFSVGQENDYGHPRRETLDMLSQLGTLTPRTDQDGLILISENSTGLSVWTEH